One Candida dubliniensis CD36 chromosome 1, complete sequence genomic region harbors:
- a CDS encoding conserved hypothetical protein (Similar to C. albicans SLB1), which produces MHRTYSLRSSKAPTASQLQSPPPPPSSTKNKFFGSGGLSSTIRKAAAGATGPELSRKLSQFIKMEKNFMRAVEVTSRERKDVAKQLSAWGEDNEDDISDVTDKLGVLIYEIGELEDQYIDKYDQYRITLKSIRDIEGSVQPSRDRKQKITDEIAHLKYKDPQSPKIPVLEQELVRAEAESLVAEAQLSNITREQLKAAFNYQFDATRELAEKYALIAGYGKALLELLDDSAVTPGETRPAYDGYEASKQIIIDAENALASWTLDSAAVKPTLSLHHEYDEDELEHEHGEIDDAAQEEFNKHDENVEHQ; this is translated from the coding sequence ATGCATAGAACTTATTCATTAAGATCTTCAAAAGCACCAACTGCTTCACAATTACAATCTccgccaccaccaccatcaagtaccaaaaataaattttttggttCTGGTGGGTTATCTTCAACCATCAGAAAGGCCGCTGCTGGTGCCACTGGTCCAGAATTGTCTCGTAAATTATCtcaattcatcaagatGGAAAAGAACTTTATGAGAGCTGTTGAAGTTACTTCACGTGAAAGAAAAGATGTTGCTAAGCAATTGAGTGCTTGGGGTGAAGATAATGAGGACGATATTAGTGATGTCACTGATAAATTGGGTGTTTTGATTTACGAAATTGGTGAATTGGAAGACCAATACATTGACAAATATGATCAATACAGAATTACTTTGAAATCTATTAGAGATATCGAAGGTTCTGTTCAACCAAGTAGAGacagaaaacaaaaaatcaCTGATGAAATTGCTCATTTGAAATATAAAGACCCACAATCACCAAAAATACCAGTTTTGGAACAAGAATTGGTTAGAGCTGAAGCTGAATCTTTAGTTGCTGAAGCTCAATTGAGTAATATCACTAGAGAACAATTGAAAGCTGCTTTCAACTATCAATTTGACGCTACCAGAGAATTGGCTGAAAAATACGCCTTAATTGCTGGTTACGGTAAAGCCTTGTTGGAATTGTTGGATGATTCTGCTGTTACTCCTGGTGAAACTAGACCAGCTTATGATGGTTATGAAGCTTCTAAACAGATCATTATCGATGCTGAAAATGCCTTGGCTTCATGGACTTTGGATTCCGCTGCTGTTAAACCAACTTTATCTTTACACCATGaatatgatgaagatgaactTGAACACGAACACggtgaaattgatgatgctGCTCAAGAAGAATTCAACAAACACGATGAAAATGTCGaacatcaataa